GTGAGCTCGAGCAGGTGCGCCTCGCCGAGCAGCGGGCCGCCTGGGAGGCGCAGGCCGCCGCCGCGCGTGCCGCCGGCGGCTACTCGGTCGTCGCCGAGCAGGCCGAGGGCGACGACTACCCGTGGTGGAACCAGACGCCCAACGACTACGGCGGCGGGCTCTCGCCGCTCGGCTACTACTACCGCGAGTGCGTCGACTTCGTGGCCTGGCGCATGAACCGCGACGCCGGCTCGACCGCGGCGCCGTGGCGCTGGGTCTGGGCGAACCTCGCCTCGGGCAGCGCGTACCGCTGGGAGAGCGAGTGGCGCAACCACGGCTGGGTCGTGAGCAGCGAGCCCGTCACGGGCGCCGTCGCGTGGTTCCCGTACAACCACGTCGCGTACGTGCAGTCGGTCGGCGACGGCACGGTCGTGCTCGAGGAGTACAACTGGAACAGCGACCACTCGTACCACACGCGCACCATCGCCTGGGGTGACGCGATCTACCTCTACCCGCCGAAGTAGCGGCGGAGGCACCGCCGCCGGCGGGCGTGACCGTCGGATGCCCCGGGCGTCAGTCCATGCGCAGCAGGCACGCGGGCGCAGGCGTGGCGACCGGCACGCCGACCGGCGAGAGGCGCCCGGTCTCGTGATCGACCGCGAGCACGGTGAGCGAGTCCGACGCCATGTTCGCGATGACGAGGAACCGCCCGTCGGTCGTGAACTCGATGTCGCGCGGGTGGTCGCCCGCGACGGGGAACTCGTCGAGCAGCTCGAGCGTGCCCGCCTCGTCGTCGGCGAGGATCGTGCTCACCGTGTTCGGCGTGCGGTTCGCCACCGCGAGCAGCCCGGTCGGCGACCGGCGCAGCGCCGACGACGCGGACGCGCTGCCGGCCATCGTCGACACGATCGCGGTGATCTCGCCGCGCTCGGGCGCCTCCAGGTCGACCATGCCGAGCGTGCCGTCGAGCTCGTTCGCGATGACCGCGTGGCGACCCAGCACGACGAGGTGGCGCGGGCCGGAGCCCGGACGCAGGTGCACGTCGGCGTGCGTGTCCTCGCCCGCGGCCAGCGCAGCGAGGTCGTGCACGCGCAGGCGGTCGGCGCCGAGGTCGGCGACGACGAGCTGCGACCGGGCGGCGTCGACCACGGCCTGGTGCGCATGCGGGGACTCCTGCCGCGAGGCATCCGGCCCGCTGCCCTCGTACGCGACGCGGAGATGCTGCGGTCCGACGCCGTCGGGGCCGAGCGGATGCACCGACAGGCTGCCGCTCGTGTAGTCGGCCGAGAACGCCCAGCGCCCGTCGGGGCTGATCGAGACGTGGCATGAGTCGGCGCCGCCGGTCGGCTGCTGCGCGCCGAGCGGCTCTGGCCCCTCGTCGTCGAGTCGCCAGGCGGAGACCGCGCCGGCGTCGAGGTGGTGGGCGACGACGAGCGTGTCGCCGTGGCGGGCGAGGTACATCGGGTCGGCGCCGACGTCGACCGGGTCGCCCAGCCACACCGCGCCGGTCTCGTCGACCTCGACGGGGCGGATGCCTGCGGCGGGCGT
This portion of the Agromyces rhizosphaerae genome encodes:
- a CDS encoding lactonase family protein — its product is MSSSPAPSTTAFVLGASTTGFLGTPAAGIRPVEVDETGAVWLGDPVDVGADPMYLARHGDTLVVAHHLDAGAVSAWRLDDEGPEPLGAQQPTGGADSCHVSISPDGRWAFSADYTSGSLSVHPLGPDGVGPQHLRVAYEGSGPDASRQESPHAHQAVVDAARSQLVVADLGADRLRVHDLAALAAGEDTHADVHLRPGSGPRHLVVLGRHAVIANELDGTLGMVDLEAPERGEITAIVSTMAGSASASSALRRSPTGLLAVANRTPNTVSTILADDEAGTLELLDEFPVAGDHPRDIEFTTDGRFLVIANMASDSLTVLAVDHETGRLSPVGVPVATPAPACLLRMD